TGGCCGGTCGCCGCGCGGATGCGGTCGAGCGTCGCCCGGCCCGCCGGGGAGTTGCCGTCGGCCGTCGGCACCACGGAGACCAGCGACGTGCCCTCCTGTCGCCAGTCGCGGGGCGCGATCACCCCGCGCACGCCCTCGAGGCGCTCGAGCGTCGCCACGACGCGCTGCGGGTCACCGCCCGCCACGAGCGTGTCGAACGGCGAGAGCGGGCCGGTGCCGATGCCCGACCGCTCGAGCTGGTCGAGCCCCGCGCGGGCCGGCCCGGCGCCGGCGAGCGACTCGGCCCGGGGGTTGCCGAGCTGGATCGTCGATGCGGCGACGACCAGGCCCACGAGCACGGCGCCCGACAGCACCGCGGCGCTCGCACGGTGGCGGACGACGAAGCCGGCCCAGGCCGACCAGCCCCGGCCGGGTCGGTCCTGGCGCGCGGCGTGGCGGCGGTCCAGCCGCGGGCCCAGCGTGCTCAGGACGACCGGCAGCAGCGACAGGGCGACGGCCACGCTGACCAGCGGGATGAGCATCCCGGCGATGCCGATGCTGCGCAGGAACGGCACGGGCAGGACGACGAGCGCCAGCAGGGAGATCGCCACCGTCGTGCCGCTGAAGACGACGGCGCGGCCCGCGTGCTCCATGGCCGCGACGACGGCGCCCTCCGGCGTCGCCCCGCGCTGGCGCTCCTCGCGCCATCGCACCACGACCAGCAGCGCGTAGTCGATCGCGATGGCGAGGCCGACGAGCGCGATCAGGACCTTGACGATGACGGAGACGTCCGTCGCGCTGGCGAGCGGCCAGACCGCCAGGAACGTCGTCGGGATCGCCGCGGCCGCCATGAGCAGCGGCACGACCGCCATCCACGAGGCGAAGACGAAGGCGAGGACGAGGAGGGCGCCGCCGCCGGCGATCGCCGCTTCGGCGGCGAGGCCGGCGCCGCCGCCCTGTCCGCCGTCGGCGGCGCCGGCGCGCAGCGCGTCGAGGCCGGTGACCCGGACGGGCGCGCCGCCGACGGTGACGCGCGCCACGGCGTCCTGCGCCGCCCGCGCCTCGTGCTGGCCGGGGTCGATGCCGCCCTTGCCCGGGATGAAGACCAGGGCGAAGGTGGTCCGGCCGTCGCGTGAGACGAAGGTGCGGTCACCGGTCGAGGCGAACGACGCGATCCGCGAGCCTGGGACGGCCTTCGCGATGCGGTGCAGGGCCGCGCGCAGCTGCGCCTGGACCTCCGGCGACTCGACCGTCGCCCCGCGTGGCAGCGTCACACCGGGACCAGCGGGGCGGCGTCGCCGCCGTTGCCGTAGGTCTTCGCGACGCGGTCGTTGACGACGAACGCCTCCTCGCCGGGGAGCGAGAACTGCTGGTCGAAGGACCGGTCGGCCGGTCCGGCTGCGGCGATGCCCGCGAGGGCGAGCGCCACCCAGAGGCCCACCACGAGCTTCTTGTGGCGCAGGACCCAGCGGGTCGTCGTGGTCAGGGCACGTCGCGTCGGCATGAGGCGGGTCCTCCAGGTCGTCGTTGTACTTACGCTGTAAGTACCGTCGGCCGGCGTTGTACACTTACGCCGTAAGTACGTCAAGCCGGGCGCCGCAGGGCGCCCCGCAACGACCGTCCGGAGATCCCCGCTGCCTCCTCGAAGCCGAAGCTCGTCGACCTCCCGCCCGCGGCTCAACCGCGAGCGGGTCCTGCACGCGGCCGTGGCGCTCGCCGACGAGCGCGGCCTGGGCGAGCTCTCGATGCGGGCGCTCGCGAAGGAGCTGGGCGTCGAGGCGATGTCGCTCTACAACCACGTCGCCAGCAAGCAGGACCTGCTCGACGGGATGATCGACCTGGTCTTCGCCGAGATCGAGCCGCCCAGGGCCGGAGGCGACTGGAAGGCGGAGCTGCGCAAGCGCGCGGTGTCCACGCGGCAGGCCCTGCTGCGCCATCGGTGGGCGGTCGGGCAGATGGAGGGGCGAACCACCCACGGACCGGCCAACCTGCGGGTGCACGACGCCGTGCTCGGGTGCCTGCGCGCGGCGGGCTTCTCGGTCGAGATGACGATCCACGCCATGTCGGTCCAGGACGCCTACGTCTACGGCTTCGCCCTGCAGCAGACGGACATGTCCTCCAGGACGCCCGAGGACTTCGCAGCGGAGGCCCGCCGGCAGATGGTCGACTACGCCGACGCGCTCGTCGACTTCCCCAACCTCGTCGAGGTGGTCGGCGGCCACGTGGCCGAGGTCGGCTACGACTACGACGCGGAGTTCCTCTTCGGGC
The DNA window shown above is from Conexibacter sp. SYSU D00693 and carries:
- a CDS encoding MMPL family transporter, whose product is MTLPRGATVESPEVQAQLRAALHRIAKAVPGSRIASFASTGDRTFVSRDGRTTFALVFIPGKGGIDPGQHEARAAQDAVARVTVGGAPVRVTGLDALRAGAADGGQGGGAGLAAEAAIAGGGALLVLAFVFASWMAVVPLLMAAAAIPTTFLAVWPLASATDVSVIVKVLIALVGLAIAIDYALLVVVRWREERQRGATPEGAVVAAMEHAGRAVVFSGTTVAISLLALVVLPVPFLRSIGIAGMLIPLVSVAVALSLLPVVLSTLGPRLDRRHAARQDRPGRGWSAWAGFVVRHRASAAVLSGAVLVGLVVAASTIQLGNPRAESLAGAGPARAGLDQLERSGIGTGPLSPFDTLVAGGDPQRVVATLERLEGVRGVIAPRDWRQEGTSLVSVVPTADGNSPAGRATLDRIRAATGQDALTGGEAAQSADFLDAVYGDVVLVIGLIAGLTFLLLARAFRSIVIPLKAVLLNLLSVGAAWGLMVLVWQHGLGSEAVWGIEATDAINVEMPIVVFAFLFGISMDYHVFILSRMREAYDRTGSTEAAVVEGIGRTGRLVTSAALILGLAFVAMSTAPGTEAKMFATALGGGILLDATLIRGVLVPATVALLGRWNWWLPRRAARALRVVPAPSPASR
- a CDS encoding TetR/AcrR family transcriptional regulator, translated to MALADERGLGELSMRALAKELGVEAMSLYNHVASKQDLLDGMIDLVFAEIEPPRAGGDWKAELRKRAVSTRQALLRHRWAVGQMEGRTTHGPANLRVHDAVLGCLRAAGFSVEMTIHAMSVQDAYVYGFALQQTDMSSRTPEDFAAEARRQMVDYADALVDFPNLVEVVGGHVAEVGYDYDAEFLFGLDVILDGLGRLLEDA